The region ACAACGAAGCGGTCGGTGCCGAAGAGCTTTCTTTTGGCGTGCTTTCTTAGGTTTGAAAATCCGAAGTCTTTTCGCCATGTAATTTGTTAACTTTGGCCTCACTTTTGGTATCAACAATAGTCGTTTTGACGCTAACACTTGATAACTTCTTTGACATTGTTTCAGATGAGCCGAATGGACTTCGTCGGATGTCCCTTTTCTTTATCTTGCGAAGTTAATGCTGCTTTCTAGTTTGGATATTTCATACGGTGTGAACATTTTCGGCTCCAGTTTAGCTTGATTTTGATCATTTCAAGTTTGTTTGTGCCGAATCCATTCCACGATTCATATTGCGCCGAATTGTAATTTTTATCATTGGTGGTTTTACTTTAGACATCATGAATTCGGCAAAAGTGAATTTTACCACCAATCGTCAAATGTGAATACTATCAAAAAAAGTGAGATAAAAATAGAAAGTTGAGTCGCGGTAGTTGTAAAGAGAAGGTGTAAAGTGTTAGTCTATTATCCAATAAAATGTCTCAATGTGCCTCCCAACCAATCAAAATATTTGTAAAATCAGCACGGCAACCAGAACCAATGTTTTCATACCACACTCACGGGGTCCTCCTCCCCCATCACAATGCCCCTATGTAACTTCCAGAATTTTCCAAACCAAGGGACCATCCACTCAACATCCATCTATCTCATCCAATTGCAAACCAGGAAAGTGCTAAATCAAATAATTTTGCTCCCATGACATCTAGAACTTTCTATTAAATTGTTCTATTTTCATTGCACAATACTCCACTATTTCCTTCTATATAATAATCCCTCAAACCCCTCACTCTATAGTCCATGCTATATTGTTTCTAGAAATGGTATCACAAACAACCAATCCATTTTGACGGCTTAAACAACTTCCCTTCTCAACAGGGAATGGAACAGGATCATCTGcacttaatgtttttttttcttcatgttcACTCATCACTATATATAATCACTCTCTCTAACCTCGTTTGGATTATGTTTAGAATTTCCCCACTTCATACCTTTTTCTTCCTGCACAAATCATCACCTGCATAAAGTTACCTATCTCTATCTGCTACTCAAGCATCAATAACTGAATTCAACCACAAATCCATCAAATAGACCATGAATTATATGTATTCAGTGAAAGAAGAGTACATGGCAGTACCATCATCATCGTTTCAATCTGGAGATAAATTCCCATCAACGATTCAACCTCCCCAGCCAATGGAAGGACTTCATGAGATAGGACCCCCGCCATTCCTCACCAAAACGTTTGATGTGGTGGACGATCCAGCTACCAACCATGTAGTTTCGTGGAGCAGGGGCGGCACTAGCTTTGTGGTTTGGGATCCACATGCTTTCTCGATAGGTCTTCTTCCTAGATACTTCAAGCACAACAATTTCTCAAGCTTTGTGAGGCAATTAAACACATATGTAAGTATTGTTGTTTCTTCATCCATGGCTTATTTTGAGTTTCAATTTCAAGTTTTAATGTCTATAACTGTAGGTTTAGTGTTTTACTTAAACTAAATAAAGAAACCAATTCAAATTTTGTTATGTGCATGGAAACGTTTTAACAATTGATTCTGAGGCCAAAATCATTTCTAGAGTGGAGCTTCTGATGAGTAGCTTCTaggtgtcagaattgattcggAAGAAAAATAAGCTGATCTAAACGTGCTAATTAAAGTGTTAGAAATTCAAGTCTAAGTGATGAAGTCTCACCTTGGTTAATAATGAATTATTTAAGAACAATACAAGTGTAAAAGACCCACAAACTCATCTTTTGGATCAATATGTGGTGTCATATCATTATTATTCTTTATATAAAGTGTGGGATCATCATTATGATTCTGGTCTATCACTTAAGCCCATTAAAATAGTTCTTTTGGTCTTGAGCTCCCCTCATACTCTAACATAAGGTTCACTTCAAGCTTTGGGGTAGAAAAGTTATCAGTTGAATTTTTTCCAGTAAAAAATGAATATCCAGCTATGCTTTATTGAAAGATTAAATTCATTTTTGTTGCAATTACAGTTTCAAATCTATTCTGAGTTTGTCCAACTTCGTGTTTTTTATATTGATTGTGGTGTTCAATGTTATAGGGATTTAGAAAAATTGATCCAGATAAATGGGAGTTTGCAAATGAAGGATTCCTAAGAGGCCAGAGGCACCTGTTGAGGAACTTAAGGAGAAGGAAAGCACCTTCCCAACAAGCACAAGGTCACAGTGTTGACGTTAGCCGTTTTGGACTTGATGAAGAAGTTGATCGTTTGAGGCGCCAAAAGCGGGAATTGATGATGGAACTCGTGAATCTTAGAGAGCAGCAACACAATACCAGAGTTCACCTTCAGGAGATGGAGCAAAGGCTAAAAGGAATACAAATCAAGCAGCAGCAAATGCTATCATTCTTAGCCAGAGCTATGAAAAATCCAAACTTCATACATCAACTACTCCaacaaaaagagaagagaaaggtGCTTGAAGAAGCCATGACCAGAAAGAGAAGGCTAATTGAGCAAGGAACTAGTTGTATTGGAGAATCTAGCATTGCAGGTGAAGGGAGGGGAAGTGTTAAAGTTGAGCCCTTAGAACTTAGTGATTATGAATTTGGGGTGTCAGAGTTGGAAATGCTAGCTATGGAAATGCAGGGTTTTGGAACTGGGAGGACTGTAGATCAAGAAGAACGACCGGAGGGACAAGAATCACAAGACGGGGTGGACAGTATAATTGATGAAGAATTCTGGGAAGCACTATTGTTTAGTGAGAAATTTCCGGGTCAATTAGACTTCGCAATTGCATCTGTTGAAGATAAAGACTAAGATGAAGATGTCAATGTGATTGCCAATCGCTTTGGTTGCTTGGAATCATGTCATTATGTGAACAACTGAATCAAGATTGGTTAACCCTTTCAGTTCACCATGTTCAAGTCTACTTCAAAGGAAGCTTCCAATGGTGGAGTCATTCTAATTGGCAAGACAGTAAAATTACAAGCAGAAgggaaataatttattttagtgtCTTTAAACTATTATATGTTCTTTTATAGCAATTGGTTAAACCctgaattttcattttccttgaTGTTTAATAAGGTAGGTTGCTGCTGATGCTTGGACCAGAATCATTGGTAGTCATATGATAACTGTCATTATTTATCTCAAGGTTCAACTTTTCCTACTCCCTCAAACACATATATGTATATGTAATTATGCATAGTGCATCATATCAAGTTATCAATCCAGATATGACATTACctgttgtaattttattttgattaactTAATGAATGTAGATTATCCAGAAGATGTAGAATGGACAAGAAGTAGCTGATTTCCAACAATCACAAATGTTGATTATCAAGAGCCAGTTGGTGGTTATCTTTGTCGGTTTGATTATTCTCCCCTCCTTTTGTTTCCAGTGTGTGTATGTGTATGTGTATGTGTTTGTCTTTTGCTATTCTGGTCGGTGGAGTACTTTCATGGTTGATGTTACATCTGTAGCATGTGATTAGGTATCATCACAATTTCATGTTTCCATTCTCATAAAATAAATCATTGATGGGCCTTGATAGAAATGTTTATTTGTGAAGTAGCAGATTGCTTCACGTTTCTGAGCCACTGGTTATATCATCTGCAAATGTTAAGAAGTGCAAGGTTAGCTACTCCTATTATGTTCGGGAGTTTTTGAAATACATTGAAGGACAAGGTTCTCAAATACCCTGCGCAGTTTTTGTAGTTTTAATCACTTTTGCCTCTTTTTGCATTCTTAATGTCTTTTATAGACCTTGGAAAAGAAATAATAATTCCAAGTAGAAACtctttaaataaataatgtcAGGACCggagaaatttattaatttagagagttattaatttatcgataaattaataattattaatttaaagagtttttaagtaattatactgTACAtaccaaacaaacaaaaagaCAACTTTATAATACAATACAAAAAATACAACACCTGAGCTATTGAGCTATTGGATGCAATAAGAAAAGCTAGAGATGAGCTTCAAATAGACTTGAACTTTAAAGGAAAACAGACAACTATTGAATCATATTTCAATAGAGTGTAATATCTTTTTTTCAGTTTGcatgaattattaatttatgattttcttgGGACCAAAAATTATAAAGGGATCTCCCGAAAAATTATTATCTTATTACTTTAtcgattttttcattttttttacattggctCAAGTCGGGACCggacaaatttattattttagagaGTTTATTAATTTACCGAGTATTAATTTAAATAGTTTCTACTGTATCTCCCTTTTGGAAGGTTGCCTTGTTTGATAAgatgcccactagggtgggcaattttttttttggttcacCGGTGCACCAGGATTAAACACAGTTTGATCAAAGAATCTTGAAATATTCTTTTATAGAACGCCTAGAATTGAATGATGGTAAAATGACAAAAATGTCAATTGACAACTCATCTACTTACAACCTCTTTGACTCATTTCTCCTTACACTCACTCAATTCAAATGTATATGAACTAACAAAACAAAACTGCTATCTAACAACAAGGATACTTCATGGTCTAGTTTAGATCCAACGACTCAATATTTTAGTAGTGGTACTACAACATTTTGACTAGCTGAACATGCAACAATtaatatgaaattgaaaataatgaACTGATTGTTGTCACTGAAGATTTAATCAAAAGGTTTGATATCCTGTCACCAAGTGATAGACTGATAGCCTCTAGTGAGATGAGACAGTTTTTCCTTTAACGACAGTATAAGCTAAGACTAAATGATCTATTTAGAAAATATTATGTACTCATTTTTATTTGCATAATAACTTATTTGGGACATCTATATCTGACTAGGAGTGCCATATGAGTgagtaaaaaatatttcaaaaaaagttTATGGCATCATTTGGAcaatttttaatcaaatttttTTAGGAACTAAAAACTATAAAAACAAAATTACGGTGCCCATTTTAGATTATATGGTAATGGTATATAAGTCGAGGGCCAGAAAAATTTAACTATTTAATTTGTTAACGTTTTTATTCAATAATTTCATtctaatcaatttaaattgttaCAGTTAAGTTCATGCACATAAAAAAACAAGtcataaattttataattatacttaactatttttttaaacaattatATTTAactataaaataagaaaaaatgatgaaaatttTGATCTTATAtgattataataatttattgaCCAAACTTAAAATTATCATTACTAAtaattattttacatttttatgtatttttttttgacaacataAAACTTTATTGAATGGAAACTTgtatgagaacaaccctctcatgacAATGGGAAATTGTGACATACAACCAAAAAACCTC is a window of Lotus japonicus ecotype B-129 chromosome 5, LjGifu_v1.2 DNA encoding:
- the LOC130717045 gene encoding heat stress transcription factor A-7a-like, whose translation is MNYMYSVKEEYMAVPSSSFQSGDKFPSTIQPPQPMEGLHEIGPPPFLTKTFDVVDDPATNHVVSWSRGGTSFVVWDPHAFSIGLLPRYFKHNNFSSFVRQLNTYGFRKIDPDKWEFANEGFLRGQRHLLRNLRRRKAPSQQAQGHSVDVSRFGLDEEVDRLRRQKRELMMELVNLREQQHNTRVHLQEMEQRLKGIQIKQQQMLSFLARAMKNPNFIHQLLQQKEKRKVLEEAMTRKRRLIEQGTSCIGESSIAGEGRGSVKVEPLELSDYEFGVSELEMLAMEMQGFGTGRTVDQEERPEGQESQDGVDSIIDEEFWEALLFSEKFPGQLDFAIASVEDKD